From the genome of Methylocystis echinoides:
GCCTTCCTCTCCGGCGATAGAGGAAAGCCTGATGCAAATCTCCCGGGAATGGGCGACGCCCCTCACCATCGGCGCCTTCAGCCTGATGAGCGTGACCGGCCTCTTGATGTTCTTCCATGCCGAGATGGGCCTGAATAAGCTGGCGCATGAGTGGGTTGGGCTGGTGATGGTCGGCGGCGTCGCCGCGCACGCCATCGCCAATTGGGCCGCTTTCAAGCGGTATTTTCTGTCGGGCGCATTCAGCCGCGGCGTCATCGCTTTCAGCCTGATCGTTTTGGCCGGCTCGTTTTTCTCCTGGACCGGCGAGAAGCGCCTCCCGCCGCCGGTACTGGCGATGCGGGCGATCGTCAGCGCGCCTCTCGCCAAGGTTGCGCCGCTGTCGGGACGTTCGACCGAGCAAGCCATCGCCGATCTCGCCAAAGCCGGCGTCGTTGTGGCGAGCGGCGGCGTCAGCCTCGAAAACGCGATCGGCCACAATCGCGAGTTGCAGGCAAAGGCGATCGCGGTCTTGTTCGGAAAAAGCAACTAAGCGCCCGACCGGGCGGTGGCGCTGCGCGCGGCTAACCCTCGGCCGGACGAGCAAGATATTGCGGGTGTGCAAAGCCCCAAAAGCAACCAAAAGTTAAGGACCCGCCACGAAACTCCCCGGCGGAGGCTCGAGCTATGCTGAAACGCGGGGCGTTCTTCTTGATCCTTGTCGGGCTGATTTCGTTCCACGCGGGGCTGGCTGTCGACAATAAATCCTTCCTGTTCAGCGATCGGAGATCGGAGGACGGCTGGAGCCATTCTTGTCGCTACTATCGGCCGTTCAGCACCGTCAGGGTGACGCGTCCAATCCAGGTGCCTTGCGCGAGATACGATAATGTTTAGCGCCGTCGCGAGAGGAGATGAACGGGCGGTTCGCCCTCTTTGCCGTCGCTGAGCGCGAGCGTCCTCCTCCGCTTACGGCGGAGGGGGCGCGGCGCCGTTGCTCCCGCGGCCGGCCTTTTGCGGCGCCGCGGGATGGGCTATGCGTGTGCCGTCCAGCACACAGGCCCGACCGTGACGCGTAAACCCGACGAAGTTTCTTCCAATCTGATGCAGCCGCTCGAGACGCTGCCGGTGTTCTATCCCCTCGCCGGCAAGCGGGTCGTGGTGATCGGAGACGGCGAGGGGGCGGCCTGGAAAGTCGATCTCGCGGCGGCCACGGGCGCGCAGGTCGACGTCTTTGCCTGCGATCCGTGCGAGAAGCTCCTCGAGATCGCCAATGGCAGGGACAATGTGCAGCTCCATGCGCGCGCCGCGGGGCCGGCGGACTTCGAGGGCGCGGCGCTCGCCTTTGGCGCGACCTTCGACGACGCCGAGGCCGACGCCGCCCGCCAGGCGGCGGATGCGGCGGGGGTGGCGCTCAATCTTGCCGACCGGCCGGCGATGAGCGACTTCATCATGGGGGCGATCGTCAACCGCTCGCCGCTGGTGATCGGCGTCTCGACCGGCGGCGCCTCTCCGGTCTTCGCCCAGGCGGTGCGCGGACGCATCGAGTCGCTCGTGCCGGCGACCTTCGCCGCATGGGCCAAGGCGGCGCAGGACTGGCGGCCGCAGGTCTTGTCCTCCGGCCTCGACTTTCTGGCGCGACGCGACTTCTGGCGCCGCTTCACGCGGCTGGCCTTCAACGACATTGAGCGGGCGCCGGCCGAGGCGGACCGCGACGCGCTGCTCGCCGAGGCGCGCGCGGCCGGCGACGATATGGCGCGCGGACGGGTGACGCTCGTCGGAGCAGGGCCGGGCGATCCTGAATTGATGACGCTCAAGGGCATGCGGGCGCTCGCGGGCGCCGATGTGGTGCTCTTCGACGACCTCGTGCCCGCGAGCATCCTCGACTTCGCCCGCCGCGAAGCGACGCGCATCAACGTCGGCAAGCGCGGCTATGCGCCTTCGGTGCGCCAGGAGGAGATCACGGCGCTGCTCGTCGACCTTGCCCGGGCGGGCAAGAATGTCGTGCGGCTCAAGGGCGGCGATCCGCTGATTTTCGGCCGCGCCAACGAGGAAATCGCGGCGCTGCGCGGAGCCGGTTTTTCGATCGAGATCATTCCCGGCGTCACCGCCGCCTGCGCGGGCGCGGCCGCGCTCGGGGCGTCGCTCACGAGCCGCGAGACGGCGCGGCGCGTGCAGTTCATCACCGCCCACACCAAGGACGGCGAGTTTCCAGAGGATTTCGATTGGGGCGCGCTCGCCGATCGCCGCGCCACAACGGCCGTCTATATGGGCAACCGCACGCTCCCCGCGCTCTCCCGCCGCCTCCTGGAGGAGGGCATGGCCCATGACACGCCAGCCTTCCTGGTCGAGCGCGCCTCGACGCCGGACGAGCGGATCATCCGCGGAACGATCGCGGACCTCCCCGGCAAGGTCGCGCACGAAAATCTCGTCGGGCCCGTGATGGTTCTGATCGGCTGGGCGCTGATCGAGAACTGAGCCTGCCCCCGCTCGTTATAACAAATGTTCGTTTGAACGAGCGTTAGAACGACAGCCAGCGGACGTCGCACACTGACGGGTTCGTCTGAACCAGAACGGGAGTCGCGGGGTTGCCGACGCCGTCGGGCGTGGGGCGCGCCGAGGCGACGTTCGCCTCATTTCCAGCCGCTCTCCAACGTCGCACGGCGACTCCCGCTCTCCAATGTCGCACGGCGACTCTTGGCATGGATAATTACGCTCCGAGTAAGAACGCTCTTATACGCAATGCGTAACGCTTATTTACGTGATGCGTAAACCAGGCAGCGCGCCTTTCGCCGCCTCGAGCAGCCCGGCCTCGTCTGGCTTTGTAGCGACCACCGGATCGAGGCCTGCGTCGCGCAGCGGCGTTGCGACATCGTTCGACAGGGCTGCATGGGCCATCCGGTTGAGGCCCGGCGTCAGCCCTGCCGCTGCGACGAGATCAAGGAAAATCTCGGCGCTGCGTCGTGAGTAGTGAAGCGCCAGATCGATCGTTCCGGCCTCAATCGCGTCGCGGGCGTCGTCCGAAAGGCGCGCGGCGGCGCGGGCTTCATAGACATTTACGGGGGTAATCGTGTGACCGCCGGCGCGCAACCCCGCTTCCAGCGCAGGCTGGCGGTCACGGCCCGCGAGATAGAGGAAATGCGCCGGATGCGTATAACGTTTTACGAGCAGCGGCAGAACCGCCGCCGCGTTTCCGTCGACGATGTCCAGCCGCCAGCCCCGCGCCCGCGCCGCATCGGCCGTTTTCGCGCCGACGACATGCAGCGGCAATGACTTGAAAGGTTCCGCTGCAGGGCCTGCGCATTCGATCCCCTTGGCGCTCGACGCCAGCACGGCGTCATAGGCTCCGGCCGGAATCGGTGCGCCGGTCGCGACGATCTCCAGCACCGGAGAGAGCAGGGGCGTGTAGCCCATCTCCCGCAATTTCGCGGCCGTGCGCGCGGCGTCCTCCCGCGCGCGCAGCACGAGCGCGCAGGTCACATGAGCCCCGCGAGGCCATGGGGCAGCTTCAGAACGATTTCATTGCCGGCGTCGGCGCCAAGCATCGCCGCGTCGATCGCGCGGCCCTTGCGGCGCGTCGTCCAGACCTCGCTGCCGTCGGATTTCAAAACCTCGCCGTAGAACGAGAGTTCGCCATTCTCGACAGTCGCATGGCCAGCGATCGGCGTGCGACAGGAGCCGTCGAGGGCGGCGAGAAAGGCGCGCTCCGCCGCGAGCGCCAGCGCCGTCGCCTCGTCGAGAATGGGCGCCAAGGCGGCGCGCGTCTTGGGGTCCTTGGCGCGCGCCGTAATCCCGATTGCGCCTTGTCCGACGGCAGGCGGGAAATCCTGCAGCGGCAGCAGCGCCGTCGCGCGGTCGGCGAGGCCCAGCCGCTTCAACCCGGCGAGCGCCAGCAGGGTCGCGTCCACCTCGCCGCTTTCAACCTTGGCGAGGCGCGTATGGACATTGCCGCGCAGCAGAGTCGTTTGCAGGTCCGGCCGGCGGCGTTTGACTTGCGCCGCGCGACGCAGCGAGGCGGTGCCGACGACCGCGCCCGGCGGCAGGGCGTCGATGGTCGCGCCATTGCGGCCGATCCAGGCGTCGCGCACATCCTCGCGCGGCAGATAGCCGGCGATGACGATCTCGGACGGAAGATGCGTCGGGAGGTCCTTGGAGGAATGCACCGCGAGGTCGATCGTCCCAGCGATCAGCGCGACGTCCAGTTCCTTGGTGAAGAGGCCCTTGCCGCCGGATTCGGAGAGGGGGCGATCCTGAATCATGTCGCCGGTCGTCTTGATGATCTCGATGGCGATATGATCCTCCGCGACGCCATGCGCCTTGGCGAGCAGCGCGCGAACCATATGGGTCTGGGCGAGCGCCAGCGGGCTGCCGCGCGTGCCGATGCGAAGGCTCTCGATCGTCATCAAACCTTTCCAGCCTGGGAGGACGGGGGGACTATAAGGGTCGAGCGGGGAAGGGCAAGGCGCCTTCGCTTTCAAGCTTGCGAGGAGGGGGCGGCCGTTGTTTAGCTCCACCTTTGGAGACCCCTCTTGCACGGACCCCTCTCGCCCTATCGCTGGGTCGTTCTCGCCCTCGCCACGTCGGCGCAGGTCGGCGGCTGCTTCCTGGTGCAGGGGCTCGGCGCGCTCGGTCCGGCGCTGCAGGCGGCGTTCGGCCTCGACGCCGCCGAGGTCGGCCTCGCCATGTCCGCCGCCCAGACGACCCCCATCGTCGGCTTCATCGTCGCGGGCATGCTGCTCGACCATTTCAGCGAGCGGCTCATCGTCGGGTTGGGGGCGACCATGGTCGCCGCCGCGCTGGCCGTGGCGGGGCGCGGGGAGACCTATGCGGACATCCTGTTCTGGCTCTTTGTCGCCAGCATCGGCTACTGCACGGTGCAGCCCGGCGGCGGAAAAGTCGTCGCCGCCTGGTTTCCGGCCGACGCCCGCGGCTTCGCCTTGGGCGTCAGGCAGGCCGGCCTGCCGCTGGGGGCGGCGCTCGGCGCTTTGCTCCTGCCCGTCGCGGCCGAACGCCACGGCTGGCGCGCGGCCTTCGATCTCGGCGCCCTCGCCGCGCTCGGAAGCGGGCTTCTCTTCGCCTTTCTCTACCGCTCGCCGCCCGAGCCCCTGCCCGAACGCCATCGAAAGACGGAGCTTTGGCGGTCGCGGCTTCAGGAACTGGCGCCGCGCCTGCCGCCCATCGCGCTCCCCGGCGTGACGCTCGTCAGCGTGCAGTTCTGCATCACGGTCTATCTGCCGCTCGATCTGCGCGACCGCTTCGACATTCCGGTCGAGGCCGGCGTAAGGCTTCTGTTCCTGGCGCAATTCTTCGGCGCCCTCGGCCGTGTCGCGCTCGCGGCGTGGAGCGACCGCAGCCGGCGGGGGCGCGAGTTCACGCTCGTCATGAGCATGGCCGCGATTCTGGTCGGGCTGGCGGCGCTGATCGCGGCGCCCGGCGCGCCGCTCTGGGCGGTGGCGCTGATCGCCGCCTGGCTCGGCTTTTTCGGCTATGGCTGGTTCGGCCCGTGGATCGCGCTCGTCGCCGAAGCCGCGCCGCGCGGGGCGGTTGGCCTGATGATCGGCGTCGCTTTGGCGATCAACCAGATTGTCGTCGTGTTGACGCCGCCGGCCTTCGGCGCGCTGCGGGACGCGACGGGAACCTATGTCTTCGGCTGGTGGCTGGTCGCGATCGCGGCCGTCGCCGCTTTTCTGTGGATCAGTCGGCGCTTGGCAGCCGGCGCATGACGAATTCGATTCGGCCGTCGTCGAGCTCCCGCCAGAATTCGATTTCGGTCATATAGGCGGCTTTCGGATAGCGGTCGAACCATTCGCGTGCTTTGGCGCGGGCGTCCGTGCGGGGCAGGGTGAAGGTCTCGCGCCGCCAGCCGTCGCCCTTGTCGCTTCCGGCCCGGCTTTTCTTGCTGAGCCGTCGCGCAATGTCCCTCGGCGACCTGGACATGCTCATGACGTTTTCCTTCGAGTTCCTGCAAAACATAACGCGCCGCCCAGCGGAAGGGGAGTCGAATCGCATGAGCCTGGTCCCTGCTCCCGAGGCTTAATCCGGCGACTGTTTCAAGGAGATGAAGACGCGCCCGCCCGGCCGCCAATGCCGCCAGGCTCGAGGCAGGCGCCGGCTTTTTGCGCGGCAATGGCGAAGGCCGCGACTTTCCCGCTTCGCAAAAGCGCGCTATCTCGGGCCGCATGTCTGAGCGCCCCACTTACATGATCACGACCGCTATTCCCTACGCGAATGGCGCGCCCCACATCGGCCACGCCTATGAGCGCATCGCCACCGACGCCTTCGCGCGCTTCAAGCGGCTCGACGGCTACGACGTGCTGTTCGTCACCGGCATGGACGAGCATGGCCAGAAGATGCAGCGCACGGCCGAGAAGGAGGGGCTTTCCCCGCAAGGTCTGGCGGACCGCACGGCGGCGCAATTCGCCCGCATGGGCGAAGCGCTGAACGCGCGCGCCGACGACATCGTGCGCACCACTCAGGATCGCCACAAGCAGGCGGTGCTCGAGATCTGGCGGCGCATGGAGGCCAATGGCGACATTTATCTGTCGAAATATTCCGGCTGGTACTCCGTGCGCGATGAAGCCTAT
Proteins encoded in this window:
- a CDS encoding uroporphyrinogen-III synthase, which codes for MTCALVLRAREDAARTAAKLREMGYTPLLSPVLEIVATGAPIPAGAYDAVLASSAKGIECAGPAAEPFKSLPLHVVGAKTADAARARGWRLDIVDGNAAAVLPLLVKRYTHPAHFLYLAGRDRQPALEAGLRAGGHTITPVNVYEARAAARLSDDARDAIEAGTIDLALHYSRRSAEIFLDLVAAAGLTPGLNRMAHAALSNDVATPLRDAGLDPVVATKPDEAGLLEAAKGALPGLRIT
- a CDS encoding DUF4405 domain-containing protein translates to MQISREWATPLTIGAFSLMSVTGLLMFFHAEMGLNKLAHEWVGLVMVGGVAAHAIANWAAFKRYFLSGAFSRGVIAFSLIVLAGSFFSWTGEKRLPPPVLAMRAIVSAPLAKVAPLSGRSTEQAIADLAKAGVVVASGGVSLENAIGHNRELQAKAIAVLFGKSN
- the cysG gene encoding siroheme synthase CysG, which translates into the protein MTRKPDEVSSNLMQPLETLPVFYPLAGKRVVVIGDGEGAAWKVDLAAATGAQVDVFACDPCEKLLEIANGRDNVQLHARAAGPADFEGAALAFGATFDDAEADAARQAADAAGVALNLADRPAMSDFIMGAIVNRSPLVIGVSTGGASPVFAQAVRGRIESLVPATFAAWAKAAQDWRPQVLSSGLDFLARRDFWRRFTRLAFNDIERAPAEADRDALLAEARAAGDDMARGRVTLVGAGPGDPELMTLKGMRALAGADVVLFDDLVPASILDFARREATRINVGKRGYAPSVRQEEITALLVDLARAGKNVVRLKGGDPLIFGRANEEIAALRGAGFSIEIIPGVTAACAGAAALGASLTSRETARRVQFITAHTKDGEFPEDFDWGALADRRATTAVYMGNRTLPALSRRLLEEGMAHDTPAFLVERASTPDERIIRGTIADLPGKVAHENLVGPVMVLIGWALIEN
- the hemC gene encoding hydroxymethylbilane synthase is translated as MTIESLRIGTRGSPLALAQTHMVRALLAKAHGVAEDHIAIEIIKTTGDMIQDRPLSESGGKGLFTKELDVALIAGTIDLAVHSSKDLPTHLPSEIVIAGYLPREDVRDAWIGRNGATIDALPPGAVVGTASLRRAAQVKRRRPDLQTTLLRGNVHTRLAKVESGEVDATLLALAGLKRLGLADRATALLPLQDFPPAVGQGAIGITARAKDPKTRAALAPILDEATALALAAERAFLAALDGSCRTPIAGHATVENGELSFYGEVLKSDGSEVWTTRRKGRAIDAAMLGADAGNEIVLKLPHGLAGLM
- a CDS encoding MFS transporter, with product MHGPLSPYRWVVLALATSAQVGGCFLVQGLGALGPALQAAFGLDAAEVGLAMSAAQTTPIVGFIVAGMLLDHFSERLIVGLGATMVAAALAVAGRGETYADILFWLFVASIGYCTVQPGGGKVVAAWFPADARGFALGVRQAGLPLGAALGALLLPVAAERHGWRAAFDLGALAALGSGLLFAFLYRSPPEPLPERHRKTELWRSRLQELAPRLPPIALPGVTLVSVQFCITVYLPLDLRDRFDIPVEAGVRLLFLAQFFGALGRVALAAWSDRSRRGREFTLVMSMAAILVGLAALIAAPGAPLWAVALIAAWLGFFGYGWFGPWIALVAEAAPRGAVGLMIGVALAINQIVVVLTPPAFGALRDATGTYVFGWWLVAIAAVAAFLWISRRLAAGA